TTATCCAGTACTTTAGATTATTTGAATAGTTATAGAACCAATAGACTTCCTCAGAATCTTGTGCAGGCAATGAGAGACTGTTTTGGCTCTCATACATATGAAAGAATTGATAAGGAAGGTAGTTTTCATACTGAATGGATGAAATGATTGAAAAGGTCAAAAATGGATACACCTTAAATATTTACAAAGACAAGTTAGAACTATCAACAGCGGTTTTTAAGTTTATTCAAAGCCATATTATTCATACTTTAAAAAAGAAAGATAGATTCAAATTTTGTGTAAGTGGAGGTTCAACTCCTAAATCTGTGTATCGTCTCTTATCTAATAATGATCTTCAATGGGATATGGTTGATGTCTTTTTAGGAGATGAAAGATGTGTTGATCCAAATTCAGAATTAAGTAACTCGTTAATGTTGAGAAATTCTTTGCTAACTAATTTTGGATCTAAAGCTTATTTTTATGAAATTTTCAATGATTTAAACGCTGATGATGAAACTACTAAAAATCAATTTATTTCTAAATTATTTGAAAAATGCGGAACAAAC
This region of Prochlorococcus sp. MIT 0604 genomic DNA includes:
- the pgl gene encoding 6-phosphogluconolactonase, with the protein product MDEMIEKVKNGYTLNIYKDKLELSTAVFKFIQSHIIHTLKKKDRFKFCVSGGSTPKSVYRLLSNNDLQWDMVDVFLGDERCVDPNSELSNSLMLRNSLLTNFGSKAYFYEIFNDLNADDETTKNQFISKLFEKCGTNPPTFDLTLLGLGDDGHTASLFPYQKNNNIDDFVIFNEGKGLKRISLTPKVLSASSKIVFLVSGASKRIALERLLDEKEPPDRTPSKLIKSINQISIFCDQESAKELEI